The Theropithecus gelada isolate Dixy chromosome 11, Tgel_1.0, whole genome shotgun sequence genome includes a region encoding these proteins:
- the LOC112635184 gene encoding nucleolar protein 56-like, translated as MKEEMVQAEEAAAEMTRKLEKQEKKCLKKEKKQLVALALTSSENSSSTPEECEETSEKPKKKKKQKPQEVPHENGMEDPSISFSKPKKKKSFSKEELMSSDLEETAGSTSLPKRKKSSPKEETVNDPEEAGHRSGSKKKRKFSKEEPVSSGPEEAAGKSSSKKKKEFHKASQED; from the coding sequence ATGAAGGAAGAAATGGTTcaggcagaggaagcagctgCTGAGATGACTAGGAAGCTGGAGAAACAGGAGAAGAAATgcttaaagaaggaaaagaaacagctgGTTGCACTTGCCCTCACATCTTCAGAAAACAGCAGTAGTACTCCAGAGGAGTGTGAGGAGACGAGtgaaaaacccaaaaagaagaaaaagcagaagcCCCAGGAGGTTCCTCATGAGAATGGAATGGAAGACCCATCTATCTCTTTCTCCAaacccaagaaaaagaaatctttttccaAGGAGGAGTTGATGAGTAGTGATCTTGAAGAGACCGCTGGCAGCACCAGTCTTCCCAAGAGGAAGAAGTCTTCACCCAAGGAGGAAACAGTTAATGACCCCGAAGAGGCAGGCCACAGAAGTGGCtccaagaaaaagaggaaattctcCAAAGAGGAGCCAGTCAGCAGTGGGCCTGAAGAGGCAGCTGGCAAGAGCAGctccaagaagaagaaagagttcCATAAAGCATCCCAGGAAGATTAG